The Rhodococcus antarcticus DNA segment CCTGGGGGCGCGACGGCTGCTCGAGGAGGTGGAGCCGGGGCTCGGGCAGCGGGTGGCCGCCTACCGGGCGGGCTACCTGGCCGAGGACCGGCGCTCGCTCGAGGCAGCGCTGGGCGACGGGCGGCTGCTGGGCGTGGCCACGACGAACGCGCTCGAGCTCGGGGTGGACGTCGCGGGGCTCGACGCGGTCGTGGTGGCGGGCTTCCCGGGCACGGTGGCCTCGTTCTGGCAGCAGGCGGGGCGGGCGGGGCGGCGCGGGGAGGGTTCGCTGGTGGTCCTCGTGGCCCGGGACGACCCGATGGACACCTACCTGGTGCACCACCCCTCGGCGCTGCTCGACCGGCCGGTCGAGGCGTCGGTGACCGACCCCGCCAACCCGTACGTGCTGGGCCCGCACCTGGCGTGCACGGCCGCCGAGCAGCCGGTGACGGTGGCGGAGGCCGACGCCCTCGACGCCGTCGAGCTGCTGGACGAGCTGGTCGCTGCGGGAGTGCTCCGGCGGCGCCCGCGCGGGTGGTACCTCGCCGCCGGGCAGCGCCCGCACGCCGACGTCGACCTCCGCGGGACCGGTGGGCTCGCGGTGGCCATCGTGGAGGAGTCGACCGGCCGCGTGCTGGGGACGGTCGAGAACGGCTCGGCGCCGTCCCAGGTGCACCCGGGGGCCGTGCACCTGCACCAGGGCACGTCCTACGTCGTGGACCACCTGGACCTGGACGACGGGCTCGCGCTCGTGCACGCCGAGGACCCCGACTGGTCCACCTCGGCGCGCTCGGTGACCGACATCGGGGTGGTGCGCTGGATCTCCCGCGCCGTGCACGGAGCGGTCGAGGTGGCCCTGGCGGAGGTGGAGGTCAGCGACCAGGTGGTGGGCTACCTGCGCAAGGACCGGACCGGCGCCGTGCTGGAGACCGTCGAGCTGGACATGCCCGTGCAGGTGCTGCGCACCCGGGCCGTGGTCTACGCGCTGGACCCGGAGCTGGTGGCGCGGTGCGGGGTGGGCGAGGCCGAGCTGCCCGGTGCGCTGCACGCCGCCGAGCACGCGGCCATCGGGCTGCTGGGACTGGTGGCCACGTGCGACCGCAGCGACATCGGTGGGGTGTCCACGGCCCTGCACCCGGACACCGGTCGCCCGACGGTGTTCGTGCACGACGGGCACCCGGGCGGGGCCGGCTTCGCCGAGCGCGGGCACGCGGAGATCGTCCGTTGGCTCACGGCCACCCGGGACGCGATCGCCGCGTGCGAGTGCGCCTCGGGATGTCCGTCCTGCGTGCAGAGCCCCAAGTGCGGCAACGGCAACGACCCGCTGCACAAGGCCGGGGCGGTGCTGGTGCTCGACGCGGTGCTCGGCGAGCTCGCGGGCTGAGGACCGCACCCCGCGTGCGTTGTGCGCGCACAACGTCGTTCCGGGGCTGTTCTTGGTGCGTTGTGCGCGCACAACGCACCACGAACGATGTGCGGCTGGGCCGCACCGGTGGGCGCACCGCGGGAGGCGTCCGTACCGTGCTCGGGAGTCCTGAGAGCCGGGGCCCGCGAGGAGGTCACGGTGAAGGTCCTGGTCACAGGTGCGCACGGCAAGGTCGGACGCGCGACGGTCACGGCACTGCAGGAGGCCGGCCACGACGTCACCGCCACCGACGTCGCCCGCCCCGTCTTCGACACCCCCGAGCCCGGCGCCCCGCGCTACCAGCAGGCCGACCTCACCGACGCCGGCCAGGTCTACGGCATCGTCCGTGGCCACGACGTCGTCGTGCACTGCGCCGCCATCCCGGAGCCGACGCAGAACCCGCCCGAGGTCGTGTTCGGCAACAACCTCATGTCCCTGTTCCACGTGATCGAGGCGTCCGTGCGCTTCGGCGTGACGCGCGTGGTCAACCTCTCCAGCGAGACGGTGCCGGGCTTCTTCTTCCCCGAGCGCGACTTCCTGCCGACGTACGTGCCGGTGGACGAGGAGCACCCGATCGCCCCGCAGGACCCGTACGCACTGGCGAAGCACTTCGGCGAGCAGCTGTGCGACGCGGCCGTCCGGCGCAGCGACATGCGGTGCACCTCGATCCGCCCCTCCTGGGTGCAGACCGCCGACAACTACGCACGCAACCTCGGACCGCTGCTGGCCGATCGCTCCCTGCTCAGCGCGAGCCTGTGGGCCTACATCGACGCACTCGACCTGGCCGACGCCCTCGTGCTCGCGGTGGAGTCCGACCTGCCCGGGCACGAGGTGTTCTACATCGCGAGCCCGGACAACGTGGGCGGGCGGGACTTCGCCGCCGCGGTGCACGAGCACTATGGCGACGCGATCGAGCTGCGCGAGGTGGACCGCGTGGACGCCTCGGGGATCAC contains these protein-coding regions:
- a CDS encoding NAD-dependent epimerase/dehydratase family protein, whose amino-acid sequence is MKVLVTGAHGKVGRATVTALQEAGHDVTATDVARPVFDTPEPGAPRYQQADLTDAGQVYGIVRGHDVVVHCAAIPEPTQNPPEVVFGNNLMSLFHVIEASVRFGVTRVVNLSSETVPGFFFPERDFLPTYVPVDEEHPIAPQDPYALAKHFGEQLCDAAVRRSDMRCTSIRPSWVQTADNYARNLGPLLADRSLLSASLWAYIDALDLADALVLAVESDLPGHEVFYIASPDNVGGRDFAAAVHEHYGDAIELREVDRVDASGITSAKAQRMLGWTPTRSWRDHLTPEGRPLA
- a CDS encoding DEAD/DEAH box helicase, with the translated sequence MVVSGVTSYGSELLGRLLAGVPRGELPLTHTRELPARQAQVVAWPGWVAPSVRGALVGRGVERPWSHQVAAAEHAHAGRHVVVATGTASGKSLAYQLPVLSALATDPRATALYLSPTKALGADQVRSVAALGLPDVRASVLDGDTPLDERDWVRAHSRWVFTNPDMLHLGVLARHERWAVFLRRLRYVVVDECHSYRGVFGSHVALVLRRLLRICARYGSAPVVVLASATSADPAPAAGRLIGADVVAVTEDGSPHGPRTVALWEPPLLEHVSGENGAPVRRSAGTEAARILADLVVEGARTLAFVRSRRGAELTALGARRLLEEVEPGLGQRVAAYRAGYLAEDRRSLEAALGDGRLLGVATTNALELGVDVAGLDAVVVAGFPGTVASFWQQAGRAGRRGEGSLVVLVARDDPMDTYLVHHPSALLDRPVEASVTDPANPYVLGPHLACTAAEQPVTVAEADALDAVELLDELVAAGVLRRRPRGWYLAAGQRPHADVDLRGTGGLAVAIVEESTGRVLGTVENGSAPSQVHPGAVHLHQGTSYVVDHLDLDDGLALVHAEDPDWSTSARSVTDIGVVRWISRAVHGAVEVALAEVEVSDQVVGYLRKDRTGAVLETVELDMPVQVLRTRAVVYALDPELVARCGVGEAELPGALHAAEHAAIGLLGLVATCDRSDIGGVSTALHPDTGRPTVFVHDGHPGGAGFAERGHAEIVRWLTATRDAIAACECASGCPSCVQSPKCGNGNDPLHKAGAVLVLDAVLGELAG